Part of the Phycisphaerales bacterium genome, CGACGACCGCAAGCGGGACGACGACCGTCAGCGCAACGCCCCATGCGATCGCCGTCCAGCCGAGTGCCGACAGCCGGCCGATGGGTGCGCTCATGCCGGGACGTCGACGCCGATCGCAGCGGCGGCGCCGGCGATGGCGTCGCGGAACCGATTGCTCGCATCGGCCATCGTGCGTCGCTCGGCGATGCCGATCCGGCTGTAGGGCGTGCCGGCGGCCGAGCCCTCACGGAAGTGGCCTTCGAGCGTCGCCATCGCGGCGCGGTAGGCCTGGTCGACAGCGTCAACGCGTGACTGGTTCGCTTCGGCCAGGATGCTCGCGAACGGCTTGAACTGGCTGTACACGCCAATCCAATTGTGCCGGAAGATGAGCAGGCTCTGGTCGGACCAGGTCTCTTCCTCGCTGGAGACCTTCTTTGCGGCGACCTCATTAGTCAGCATGTACATGCCACCGAACTGACCCTCGACGCTGAATCGGTCGAGCTCGCCCAGCTCTCGATCCAGGCGCTCGATACTGAGGACGAGGCGATCGGCAAACGGCTTGGCAGCGGCGAGGTCTTCGTACGCGAAGATCAGCGCCTCGACCTTGTGGAATCCGCGAAACTCGGGATCGGTCTCGCCGCGCTCGAACGCGTACGGCCGCGCGTCGATGTCCGAGTCACTCTCCTCGAATGACGCGGCGAGCACCTCGATCTCCTCGTAGGGCGGGCGCGACTCGACGTAGGCCCGCTTCGCACGCTGCAGGTCGCCGCTGGCGACAGCGGCCGCGAGCTCCCGTACCAGGGGCATTTGGTCTTGACACCGTTTTTGGAAGTAGGCGATGCCCTCGGCGACCGCCTTTTCGTGCTCGGGCGTCGGCCGCAGGGTTGCGCGTGCGGAAGTCGCTGACGCGGCCAGGCCTCGGCTAGCCAGGGTGGCGCCCGCGGCCGCGGCGACGCCAGCCATCATGAATTCACGGCGTTCCATCATCTCGGACTCCTTTGCAGCGTTTCAGGGATGGCCGGGGTCACCGCCAGCCGGCGCGGTCCATGGTCTCGACGGCCTCTCGGTTCTTCTCGGCCATGGCGGACACCGGGACGTCCGCCGGGCGGAACGCCTCGAACCGCTTCAGCACGTCGGCCACCTCCACGCCCTCGACGACGGGGTACTCGAAGTTGCCCTTGGCGAGCGACTCCTGGGCCGCATCGCTGAGCAGGAACTCGATGAAGCGGATCGCGTTCTCGCGGTTCGGAGCGTTCTTC contains:
- a CDS encoding EfeM/EfeO family lipoprotein codes for the protein MERREFMMAGVAAAAGATLASRGLAASATSARATLRPTPEHEKAVAEGIAYFQKRCQDQMPLVRELAAAVASGDLQRAKRAYVESRPPYEEIEVLAASFEESDSDIDARPYAFERGETDPEFRGFHKVEALIFAYEDLAAAKPFADRLVLSIERLDRELGELDRFSVEGQFGGMYMLTNEVAAKKVSSEEETWSDQSLLIFRHNWIGVYSQFKPFASILAEANQSRVDAVDQAYRAAMATLEGHFREGSAAGTPYSRIGIAERRTMADASNRFRDAIAGAAAAIGVDVPA